The following proteins are co-located in the Mesorhizobium australicum WSM2073 genome:
- a CDS encoding MarR family winged helix-turn-helix transcriptional regulator, with translation MVSDGIDRLGFLIHDVQRLMRKRFEARASGLGLSSAQWRLLVRVAKEAGVAQARLAELLEIEPISVSRLVDRMEEGGWIERRSDATDRRVRMIFPTEKANAAYADVKSLAGEVYEESLSGVSPEDRRILIRALDVIVQNLTDSEASSLEKIKSAEGAAA, from the coding sequence ATGGTTTCAGATGGCATCGATAGATTGGGATTTTTGATCCACGACGTGCAACGCCTGATGCGCAAGCGCTTCGAGGCGCGCGCCAGCGGGCTCGGCCTGTCTTCGGCGCAATGGCGGCTTCTGGTCCGCGTTGCCAAGGAGGCGGGCGTTGCACAGGCGCGGCTCGCCGAACTGCTCGAAATCGAGCCGATCAGCGTTTCACGCCTGGTCGATCGGATGGAGGAGGGCGGCTGGATCGAACGCCGCTCCGACGCGACCGACCGGCGCGTGCGCATGATCTTCCCGACCGAGAAGGCGAATGCGGCCTATGCGGACGTCAAGAGCCTTGCTGGCGAGGTCTATGAGGAATCGCTCAGCGGCGTTTCGCCGGAAGACCGGCGCATCCTGATCCGGGCGCTGGATGTAATCGTGCAAAATCTGACGGACAGCGAAGCTTCGTCGCTTGAAAAGATCAAGAGTGCGGAAGGTGCGGCAGCATGA
- a CDS encoding LacI family DNA-binding transcriptional regulator produces MASSIHDLARHLNISIGTVSRALNGRADVNAETRQRVLDAARLLNYSPNQSGRNLRRGTTHAVAFMLQPHPGDQQYGEPFFIPFLSGLQAALAEHGLDLIIVMGAPADYQQERLRRVVETRRADAVLLAWTRREDDRIDYLSRAGFPFATLGRSQSGDETYPSLDLDFEKAGADAVDRLVARGHRRIAAIRPSLDLTFGYLFLDGYRKALRRHGIHIDPELIADGFINEAGGYAVTPQVMRSKDPPTAIIFNNDAMALGGCKALAEMGIMPGQGIAVMVIVDTPLCRYFSPALTAFRPALEPMGRRLGEILLASLPAFAGPTGPQTIREVWPLELVARDSD; encoded by the coding sequence TTGGCATCCAGCATTCACGATCTTGCGCGTCATTTGAATATTTCGATCGGCACGGTGTCGCGGGCGCTCAATGGGCGCGCCGATGTCAATGCCGAGACGCGGCAGCGCGTGCTCGATGCGGCGCGCCTACTCAACTATTCACCCAACCAGTCGGGCAGGAACCTGCGCCGGGGCACCACGCATGCCGTCGCGTTCATGCTGCAGCCCCACCCGGGTGATCAGCAATATGGCGAGCCGTTTTTCATTCCGTTCCTGAGCGGGTTGCAAGCGGCACTGGCCGAGCACGGGCTCGACCTGATCATCGTCATGGGCGCGCCCGCCGACTATCAGCAGGAGCGCCTGCGACGGGTCGTCGAGACACGCCGCGCCGATGCCGTGCTGCTGGCCTGGACCCGGCGTGAGGACGATCGCATCGACTATCTCAGCAGGGCCGGCTTTCCCTTTGCGACGCTTGGCCGAAGCCAGTCCGGTGACGAGACCTATCCCTCGCTCGACCTCGATTTCGAGAAGGCGGGCGCCGACGCAGTCGACCGCCTGGTTGCACGCGGCCACCGCCGCATCGCCGCCATCCGGCCGTCACTCGACCTCACTTTCGGCTATCTGTTTCTTGACGGCTATCGCAAGGCGCTGCGGCGGCACGGCATCCACATCGATCCCGAGCTGATCGCCGACGGCTTCATCAACGAAGCCGGCGGCTACGCGGTGACGCCGCAAGTCATGCGCTCGAAGGATCCGCCGACAGCGATCATCTTCAACAATGACGCGATGGCGCTCGGCGGCTGCAAGGCGCTTGCCGAGATGGGGATCATGCCCGGTCAGGGCATCGCGGTGATGGTCATCGTCGATACGCCGCTCTGCCGCTATTTCTCCCCGGCGCTGACCGCTTTCCGCCCGGCATTGGAGCCGATGGGACGGCGGCTCGGCGAAATCCTGCTCGCCTCGCTGCCGGCTTTCGCCGGGCCCACGGGGCCGCAGACCATCAGGGAGGTCTGGCCGCTGGAACTGGTCGCGCGCGACAGCGATTGA
- a CDS encoding HlyD family secretion protein, with protein sequence MNAVAKVEENAPKVEMEAPVQPASAPVAVAPPVQPAPAPKKKRRFGRFFLMFALPAALIIGGGYVWVTGGRYQETENANLQQAKVSIASDTAGRIVQVAITDNQTVKQGDLLFAIDPEPYRIALAQADAAVATARLNVEQLRAAYSQALSQQKSAASEVDYAQSQFDRAADLAQKGINAKSSLDQAKNDLDKARQQLAVAEQGIISAKAALGGNPDIETDKHPTVMSALAARDKAAYDLEQTTVKAPADGVVYQAASFKVGQYVGSGTPLFALVETGDTWVDANFKETQLTNMKPGQKAEIVVDTYPGRTFEATVRAIGAGTGADFSLLPAQNATGNWVKVTQRIPVRLELTDPDAKMALRTGMSASVTVDTGVARGWPSIFGHATAGEPAK encoded by the coding sequence ATGAACGCGGTAGCCAAGGTAGAAGAAAACGCTCCCAAGGTGGAGATGGAAGCGCCGGTCCAGCCGGCATCAGCCCCGGTCGCGGTCGCTCCTCCCGTGCAACCCGCGCCGGCGCCGAAGAAGAAGCGCCGCTTCGGCCGCTTCTTCTTGATGTTCGCCTTGCCGGCGGCATTGATCATCGGCGGCGGCTATGTCTGGGTGACCGGCGGGCGCTACCAGGAAACGGAAAATGCCAATCTGCAGCAGGCCAAGGTGTCGATCGCCTCTGATACGGCCGGTCGTATCGTCCAGGTCGCCATAACGGACAACCAGACGGTCAAGCAGGGCGATCTCCTGTTCGCCATCGACCCCGAGCCCTACCGGATCGCGCTCGCCCAGGCGGACGCCGCGGTTGCTACCGCGCGCCTCAATGTCGAGCAGTTGCGCGCGGCCTATAGCCAGGCGCTGTCGCAGCAGAAGTCCGCTGCCAGCGAGGTCGACTATGCGCAGTCGCAATTCGATCGCGCCGCCGATCTTGCCCAGAAGGGCATCAACGCCAAGTCGTCGCTGGATCAGGCCAAGAACGATCTCGACAAAGCCAGGCAGCAACTGGCTGTTGCCGAGCAAGGCATCATCAGCGCCAAGGCGGCACTCGGCGGCAACCCCGACATCGAAACCGACAAGCATCCGACGGTGATGTCGGCGCTCGCGGCGCGCGACAAGGCTGCCTATGATCTGGAGCAGACCACCGTGAAGGCGCCTGCCGATGGTGTCGTCTATCAAGCCGCGTCCTTCAAGGTCGGCCAATATGTCGGCTCTGGCACACCATTGTTTGCGCTGGTCGAGACCGGCGACACCTGGGTCGACGCCAATTTCAAGGAAACCCAACTGACCAACATGAAGCCGGGCCAGAAGGCGGAGATCGTGGTCGATACCTACCCGGGCAGGACCTTCGAGGCGACGGTCAGGGCTATCGGTGCCGGCACCGGCGCGGACTTCTCGCTGCTGCCCGCCCAGAACGCCACCGGCAACTGGGTCAAGGTCACCCAACGCATCCCGGTGCGCCTGGAACTGACCGACCCCGACGCCAAGATGGCGCTGCGCACCGGCATGAGCGCCTCTGTTACGGTCGATACGGGCGTCGCGCGTGGCTGGCCGTCGATTTTCGGTCACGCTACGGCCGGCGAGCCCGCGAAGTAG